TACAACCGGCCGATCAAATGATCGCACTCGTGCTGCACCACCCGCGCATGAAACCCCGAGGCATAGCGCACGATCGGTTCGCCCTTGGGATCGAACCCTTCATAGCGGATGTGCTGGTAGCGCTCGACGGCCCCACGCAGGCCCGGCACCGACAGGCAGCCTTCGAAGCCCTCTTCCATGCTTGGGTCTAGCGGGGTGATCAACGGATTGATCAGGATGGTCTGCGGCACCGCTTCAGCGTCGGGATAGCGCTCGCTGTGCTCGAAGCCGAAGATCACCAGTTGCAGGTCGACACCAATCTGCGGGGCTGCGAGGCCGACGCCACCGACGCTTTCCATGGTCTGGAACATGTCATCGATCAACTGCCACAGCTCGGGGCTGTCGAACAGTTCAGCCGGAACCGGTGAGGCAATACGCAGCAGGCGTTCATCGCCCATTTTGAGAATTTCACGGATCATGATCAGGCTTCGTCAGAGGTCGGTTTGAGCGAGTGGTCCCGTCCCAATCCCGAAACGTGTTGTTTGGGTTCGTTTGCGTGCTCACCCGGGACTTTTTCCCCCGGGTCCTTGCCTTCGTTCGACATGTGTTCGATCACCGCATTCATTTCAGCGCCGAGCAGCAGCACCGCCGCGGAAATATAGAAGTACAGCAATAGCACGATGATCGCACCGATACTGCCATACATGGCGTTGTAGTTGGCAAAGGTCTTCACGTAGAAACCAAAGCCCAGGGACGCGATGATCCACACCACCACCGCCAGCACCGAGCCCGGGGTGATGAAGCGGAATTCCTGCTTCACGTCCGGCATCACGTAATAGATCAACGCCACCGCGATCATCAGCAGGATCACGATCACTGGCCAGCGCAAGATCGTCCAGACGGTGACGATAAACTCCTGCATGCCAATTTGCGCGGCAATCCATTCCATCACCTGCGGCCCCAGCACCATCAGCGCGGCGGCGATCAGGAGCATGCCGGCAATGCCGACGGTATAGAAGATCGACAGCGGGAAACGCTTCCACACCGGGCGACCTTCGACCACGTCGTAGGCGGCGTTCATTGCACTCATCATCAGTCGCACACCGGCCGAGGCGGTCCACAGGGCGATGACGATACCCACCGAGAGCAGCCCGCCCTTGGATTGCTGCAACTGGTCGATGACCGGGTTGACCTGTTCCAGGGCTTGCGGCGGCAACACCAGTTCCGATTGCAGGCGCAGCCAGGAGAAAAAGTCCGGCAGGTGCAGGAAACCGATCAGGGCGATCAGGAACAGAATGAAAGGAAACAGCGAGAACAACATCTGATAGGCCAGTGCCGAGGCGTAGGTCGACATTTCATCGTCGACAAACTCGGTGACGGTGCGCATCATCACGCGATGCAGGGGCAAGCCTTTCAAATCGGGGAAAATCATAGCGTCTCCTTTCGCCGCTGGATTGAAGTCGGAGGCGACTCAGGGGCCGTTT
This region of Pseudomonas fluorescens genomic DNA includes:
- the def gene encoding peptide deformylase, producing the protein MIREILKMGDERLLRIASPVPAELFDSPELWQLIDDMFQTMESVGGVGLAAPQIGVDLQLVIFGFEHSERYPDAEAVPQTILINPLITPLDPSMEEGFEGCLSVPGLRGAVERYQHIRYEGFDPKGEPIVRYASGFHARVVQHECDHLIGRLYPSRISDFRKFGFTDVMFPDLDPNADD
- a CDS encoding YihY/virulence factor BrkB family protein yields the protein MIFPDLKGLPLHRVMMRTVTEFVDDEMSTYASALAYQMLFSLFPFILFLIALIGFLHLPDFFSWLRLQSELVLPPQALEQVNPVIDQLQQSKGGLLSVGIVIALWTASAGVRLMMSAMNAAYDVVEGRPVWKRFPLSIFYTVGIAGMLLIAAALMVLGPQVMEWIAAQIGMQEFIVTVWTILRWPVIVILLMIAVALIYYVMPDVKQEFRFITPGSVLAVVVWIIASLGFGFYVKTFANYNAMYGSIGAIIVLLLYFYISAAVLLLGAEMNAVIEHMSNEGKDPGEKVPGEHANEPKQHVSGLGRDHSLKPTSDEA